One segment of Labrus mixtus chromosome 10, fLabMix1.1, whole genome shotgun sequence DNA contains the following:
- the vma21 gene encoding vacuolar ATPase assembly integral membrane protein vma21 encodes MDGSVRTSLDAAAEPPAYYRGNESSLVSALKTLLFFTILMVTLPIGLYFASKAYIFEGSMKMSSSDSYFYAAIVAVLAVHVVLALFVYVAWNEGTPKEKGKHE; translated from the exons ATGGACGGCTCTGTGAGAACATCTTTAGACGCTGCCGCGGAGCCGCCAGCTTATTACAGAGG GAATGAGAGCTCCCTGGTGTCAGCGCTCAAGACTCTGCTGTTCTTCACCATCCTGATGGTCACGCTGCCCATCGGACTCTACTTCGCGTCAAAGGCGTACATCTTTGAAG GTTCAATGAAGATGTCGAGCTCTGACAGCTACTTCTATGCAGCCATTGTTGCAGTGCTCGCTGTCCACGTGGTTTTGgccttgtttgtttatgttgccTGGAATGAAGGCACGCCTAAAGAGAAGGGCAAGCACGAGTAA
- the LOC132981709 gene encoding gap junction alpha-3 protein-like has product MGDWNLLGKLLEKAQEHSTVVGKVWLTVLFIFRILILSAATEKVWGDELSGFTCDTKQPGCENVCYDITFPISHVRFWVLQIIFVSTPTLIYLGHILHLVRMEEKHEGKQKEKEHAHNSDKQALIVDAKHKKALVRDDRGRVRLQGELLRTYVFNVIFKTLFEVGFIVAQYLLYGFELKPMYTCDRPPCPNVVNCYISRPTEKTIFIIFMLGVASVSLLLNLIEIYHLGFTKCRQGFTFSRRRQAAKSLRKEPSETSVPFAPSYDEYIHHQVQPAYPPVPSYDLSPLHDGTDSSFHPYHSKAAYKQNKDNLAVERSSSKPEECDLKGKKGAGSAPGSPTQARPGRSAKHSNNKTRIDDLKI; this is encoded by the coding sequence ATGGGGGACTGGAACCTGCTGGGAAAGCTTCTGGAGAAAGCCCAGGAGCACTCCACTGTGGTGGGCAAGGTGTGGCTCACCGTCCTCTTCATCTTCCGCATCCTGATCCTGAGCGCAGCCACAGAGAAGGTGTGGGGTGACGAGCTGTCCGGCTTCACCTGCGACACAAAACAGCCCGGTTGTGAGAACGTGTGCTACGACATCACGTTCCCCATCTCTCACGTCCGCTTTTGGGTGCTGCAGATCATCTTCGTGTCCACGCCGACGCTGATCTACCTGGGACACATTCTCCACCTGGTGCGGATGGAGGAGAAGCATGAAGGCAAACAGAAGGAGAAGGAACATGCACATAATTCAGACAAGCAGGCCCTCATTGTGGATGCCAAGCACAAAAAGGCTCTGGTAAGGGATGACAGAGGCCGAGTACGCCTGCAGGGGGAGCTCTTGCGCACATATGTCTTTAATGTGATCTTTAAAACCCTGTTTGAAGTGGGATTCATTGTGGCTCAGTACCTCTTGTACGGCTTTGAGCTTAAGCCCATGTACACATGCGACAGACCGCCCTGCCCAAATGTGGTAAACTGCTACATATCCCGACCCACAGAGaaaaccatcttcatcatcttcatgctGGGAGTGGCtagtgtttctcttttattaaaCCTCATAGAGATCTACCACCTGGGCTTTACAAAGTGCCGCCAGGGCTTCACCTTCAGCAGACGTCGCCAGGCTGCTAAAAGTCTCCGGAAGGAGCCCAGTGAGACCTCTGTGCCCTTTGCGCCCAGTTATGACGAATACATCCACCACCAAGTCCAGCCGGCCTATCCACCTGTCCCCAGCTACGACCTCTCCCCTCTGCATGATGGCACAGACTCGTCCTTCCACCCCTACCACAGCAAGGCGGCCTACAAGCAGAATAAAGACAACTTGGCAgtggagaggagcagcagcaagCCAGAGGAATGCGACCTGAAAGGAAAGAAGGGAGCAGGATCGGCCCCTGGGTCACCTACGCAGGCCAGGCCGGGTCGCAGCGCCAAGCACAGCAACAACAAGACTAGAATAGACGATCTGAAGATATGA